From a single Schistosoma mansoni strain Puerto Rico chromosome 4, complete genome genomic region:
- a CDS encoding cyclin-dependent kinases regulatory subunit or 60S ribosome subunit biogenesis protein nip7-related, whose amino-acid sequence MNRNIYYSEKYYDDIYEYRHVHLPKDLAKQVPKNHLMSEIEWRKLGIQQSAGWVHYMIHEPEPHIILFRRSRTDIQQPTSTAANKTESGQVPMHA is encoded by the exons ATGAATCGAAATATATATTACTCCGAAAAGTATTACGATGACATCTATGAATACAG ACACGTCCACCTACCGAAAGATTTGGCGAAACAGGTGCCAAAAAATCATCTTATGTCCGAAATAGAGTGGCGAAAGTTGGGAATTCAACAGTCAGCTGGTTGGGTGCATTATATGATCCATGAACCAGAACCACATATCATTCTGTTTCGACGTTCACGCACTGATATACAACAACCAACATCAACTGCTGCCAACAAGACAGAATCTGGCCAAGTCCCTATGCATGCATAA